In one Vibrio sp. VB16 genomic region, the following are encoded:
- a CDS encoding acetolactate synthase 3 large subunit, translating into MEMLSGADMVVRSLLDEGVEHIFGYPGGSVLDIYDALHEKSDIEHVLVRHEQAAVHMADGYARATGKTGVVLVTSGPGATNAITGIGTAYMDSAPLVVLSGQVPGTLIGNDAFQECDMIGISRPVVKHSFLVTDPKKIPEIIKKAFYLASTGRPGPVVVDLPKDMLNPLLKFPYEYPESIKMRSYNPTMTGHKGQIKKGLKTLLEAKKPVLYVGGGAVISECDEQLIQLAERLNLPVVSTLMGLGAFPGTHKNALGMLGMHGLYEANMAMHNCDLIFGVGVRFDDRTTNNVEKYCPNAKVMHIDIDPSSISKIIRADVPIVGSADVVLDAMLKLLDEQNGSNDVEAIDSWWSDINQWQARSCLSYEKSPDKIKPQEVIETLYKLTNGEAYVASDVGQHQMFAALYYPFDKPRRWINSGGLGTMGFGLPAGMGVKFAMPDEEVVIVTGDGSIQMNIQELSTALQYDIPVKIINLNNRFLGMVKQWQDMIYQGRHSSSYMDSVPDFAAIAEAYGHVGIRISSPDELESELKRALDMKDKLVFVDITIDETEHVYPMHIKGEGMDKMWLSKTERT; encoded by the coding sequence ATGGAAATGTTATCCGGCGCGGATATGGTTGTTCGTTCGTTATTAGACGAAGGCGTTGAACACATCTTTGGCTACCCTGGTGGCTCAGTTCTTGACATCTACGATGCACTTCACGAGAAAAGCGATATTGAACACGTACTTGTACGTCATGAGCAAGCCGCTGTGCACATGGCTGATGGTTACGCGCGTGCGACAGGTAAAACCGGCGTAGTACTTGTTACTTCTGGTCCTGGAGCAACCAATGCGATTACAGGTATCGGCACCGCTTATATGGACTCGGCACCTCTCGTCGTACTTTCTGGCCAAGTACCCGGCACACTTATTGGTAATGATGCATTCCAAGAGTGCGATATGATCGGAATTTCACGTCCCGTCGTAAAGCATAGCTTCTTAGTGACTGATCCAAAGAAAATCCCTGAGATAATAAAAAAAGCATTCTATTTAGCATCAACTGGTCGTCCCGGACCTGTTGTTGTTGATCTCCCAAAGGATATGTTAAATCCACTGCTTAAGTTCCCATATGAGTATCCAGAATCAATCAAGATGCGCTCGTATAATCCCACAATGACTGGTCACAAAGGGCAAATTAAAAAAGGCCTAAAAACGTTGTTGGAAGCTAAAAAGCCCGTTTTATATGTAGGTGGTGGAGCAGTAATATCTGAATGTGACGAGCAATTAATTCAATTAGCGGAAAGACTGAATTTACCAGTGGTAAGCACATTAATGGGGCTAGGTGCTTTTCCTGGAACCCATAAAAACGCGTTGGGTATGTTGGGTATGCACGGGCTTTATGAAGCCAATATGGCGATGCACAATTGTGACTTAATCTTCGGTGTGGGTGTTCGTTTTGATGACAGAACGACAAACAATGTAGAAAAATATTGCCCAAATGCTAAGGTAATGCATATTGATATTGACCCTTCTTCGATCTCTAAGATCATTAGGGCGGATGTTCCAATCGTTGGTTCTGCTGATGTCGTTTTAGATGCGATGCTGAAACTTCTGGATGAGCAGAATGGTTCGAATGACGTAGAAGCTATTGATAGCTGGTGGAGTGACATCAATCAATGGCAAGCTCGTAGCTGTTTGAGTTATGAAAAGTCGCCAGATAAAATAAAGCCTCAAGAAGTGATTGAGACGTTATATAAGTTAACCAATGGTGAAGCCTATGTAGCGTCAGATGTGGGTCAGCATCAGATGTTTGCTGCACTTTACTATCCATTTGATAAGCCACGTCGTTGGATAAACTCTGGTGGTTTAGGCACGATGGGCTTTGGACTACCCGCTGGTATGGGCGTTAAATTTGCTATGCCGGATGAAGAGGTGGTTATTGTGACGGGTGATGGCAGTATTCAAATGAATATTCAAGAGTTGTCGACGGCTCTTCAATATGACATTCCAGTTAAGATCATCAACCTAAATAACCGATTTTTAGGCATGGTTAAGCAGTGGCAAGATATGATCTATCAAGGCCGTCATTCTTCTTCTTATATGGATTCCGTTCCAGATTTTGCTGCTATTGCTGAAGCTTACGGACATGTTGGTATTCGTATTTCTTCTCCGGATGAATTGGAATCAGAGCTAAAGCGTGCTTTAGATATGAAAGATAAGTTGGTTTTTGTCGACATCACAATAGATGAAACTGAGCACGTATACCCAATGCACATCAAAGGCGAAGGTATGGACAAAATGTGGCTAAGTAAAACGGAGAGAACCTAA
- a CDS encoding AMP-dependent synthetase/ligase has protein sequence MANLDFHLVKRIREQVAKGGDRVALRHKVANAWKGISWKHFGEQLDLLSLALLAQGVKAQDKVGIFSNNMPRWTMADVGSLQVRAVTVPIYPTNTANQSAFILQNADVKILFVGEQPQYDAAVNIFEDCDELELIVVMCDDVDLQDNPHAIKWDDFIARGSQEYQKTLDLRLEEANYEDLFTLIYTSGTTGQPKGVMLDYSNMASQCEGHDLKMTLTEDDVSLCFLPLSHVYERAWSFYVLYKGATNCYLQDTMQVRDALADIRPTVMCAVPRFYEKIFAAIHEKVSRAPVHRKMIFTWAVNMGARIAVCKQEGREPSFILKKSFKLADKLVLAKLRALLGGNINFMPCGGAKLDATIGRFFHAIGINVKLGYGMTETTATVSCWDDGIFNPDSIGTTMPGAQVKIGENSEILVRGPMVMRGYYKMPEETAATFDENGFLKTGDAGEFDENGCLFITDRIKELMKTSGGKYIAPQVVEGAIGKDHFIEQIAVIADTRKFVSALIVPSFESLEEYAKELNIKYHDRMELLKHSHIVEMLEKRVAELQKDLAKFEQVKKFTLLPKAFSMDKGELTPTQKLRRKVIHERYEEEIEDMYTDKTKKKNDK, from the coding sequence ATGGCCAATTTAGATTTTCATCTCGTAAAACGTATCAGAGAGCAAGTTGCAAAAGGTGGTGACAGAGTAGCGCTTCGTCATAAAGTTGCAAATGCATGGAAAGGCATCAGCTGGAAACATTTTGGTGAGCAACTAGATTTGTTGTCTCTCGCACTGTTGGCGCAAGGGGTGAAAGCTCAAGACAAAGTCGGTATTTTCTCAAATAATATGCCTCGCTGGACGATGGCCGATGTCGGCTCGTTACAAGTAAGAGCAGTAACGGTTCCAATTTACCCAACGAATACCGCAAATCAGTCCGCATTTATTCTTCAAAATGCTGACGTGAAAATTCTTTTCGTTGGTGAACAGCCACAATATGACGCAGCCGTTAATATTTTTGAAGATTGCGATGAATTAGAGCTTATCGTTGTTATGTGTGATGACGTTGATCTACAAGATAATCCACATGCAATTAAATGGGATGATTTTATCGCGAGAGGTTCACAAGAATACCAGAAAACCTTAGATCTCCGATTAGAGGAAGCGAATTATGAAGATCTATTTACTCTGATATACACCTCTGGAACGACAGGGCAGCCGAAAGGTGTCATGTTAGATTATTCGAATATGGCCTCTCAGTGTGAAGGTCATGACCTCAAGATGACATTGACGGAAGACGATGTATCGTTGTGCTTTCTGCCTTTATCACATGTCTATGAGCGTGCGTGGAGCTTTTACGTACTCTATAAAGGCGCAACGAATTGCTACCTGCAAGATACAATGCAGGTCCGTGATGCACTAGCTGATATTCGTCCTACTGTAATGTGTGCCGTTCCTCGTTTCTACGAGAAGATATTTGCCGCTATCCATGAAAAAGTGTCTCGAGCGCCTGTGCATCGTAAGATGATTTTTACCTGGGCTGTAAACATGGGGGCACGCATCGCGGTTTGTAAACAAGAGGGTAGAGAGCCTTCATTCATACTTAAAAAGAGCTTTAAGCTGGCTGACAAATTAGTTCTCGCTAAGCTACGTGCATTGCTTGGTGGTAACATTAACTTTATGCCTTGTGGTGGAGCGAAATTGGACGCAACAATCGGTCGTTTCTTCCATGCAATTGGCATAAACGTTAAGCTCGGTTATGGCATGACAGAAACAACGGCAACGGTTTCTTGTTGGGATGATGGGATATTTAACCCAGATTCCATCGGTACCACTATGCCTGGCGCACAAGTGAAGATTGGCGAAAATAGTGAAATTCTTGTTCGTGGTCCAATGGTGATGCGTGGTTATTACAAAATGCCAGAAGAGACAGCAGCAACATTTGATGAAAATGGCTTCTTGAAAACAGGTGATGCTGGTGAATTTGATGAAAACGGCTGTCTTTTTATTACCGACCGTATCAAAGAACTAATGAAGACCTCGGGCGGGAAATATATAGCGCCACAAGTGGTAGAAGGTGCTATTGGTAAAGATCATTTCATAGAGCAAATCGCGGTTATCGCCGATACACGAAAGTTTGTATCAGCGCTTATTGTGCCGAGCTTTGAATCGCTCGAAGAATATGCCAAAGAACTTAACATTAAATATCACGATAGAATGGAGCTGCTTAAACACAGCCATATTGTGGAAATGTTAGAGAAAAGAGTCGCTGAACTTCAAAAGGATCTGGCTAAATTCGAACAAGTTAAGAAATTTACATTGTTGCCCAAAGCATTTTCAATGGATAAAGGTGAGTTAACACCGACGCAAAAATTACGTCGAAAGGTGATTCACGAGCGTTACGAAGAAGAAATTGAAGATATGTATACAGATAAAACAAAGAAAAAAAATGACAAATAG
- the leuO gene encoding transcriptional regulator LeuO, which yields MHNKSESNNVAPSHRMESTLRGVDLNLLTVFDAVMQEQNITRAAHNLNMSQPAVSNAVARLKVMFNDELFMRHGRGIQPTQRARQLFGPVRQALQLVRNELPSSIFAAQTSSRLFKLAICSPSDVRFAPNILTGIGEQAPNIRLHLDAEFDANLNEKMRFQEVDFVIDYARFEEQGFSSTEIFNDELVVVAASSHPRISDAISEQELLSEKHAKLSKLNGMRSFSEQAYKGLECSAAYMGTSLSNVLYVVSQSELITVAPRWLVENLSDRLDLKVMDFPLENNKIGGFLSWHESSEKDRGHIWMRDQLMLICGEEVAKPN from the coding sequence ATGCACAATAAATCCGAATCAAATAATGTTGCACCTAGCCACAGAATGGAATCTACGCTGAGAGGAGTTGACTTAAATCTTCTAACTGTTTTTGATGCTGTTATGCAAGAGCAAAACATTACTCGAGCTGCGCATAATTTAAATATGTCTCAACCGGCAGTAAGTAATGCGGTTGCCCGACTTAAGGTTATGTTTAACGACGAACTGTTCATGCGACATGGAAGAGGTATTCAACCAACGCAAAGAGCTCGTCAGTTATTTGGGCCGGTACGTCAAGCATTGCAATTAGTTCGTAATGAACTGCCAAGTTCTATTTTTGCTGCTCAAACTTCAAGCCGACTATTTAAGCTTGCGATATGTAGCCCAAGTGATGTGCGATTTGCGCCGAATATCTTAACAGGTATTGGAGAGCAAGCACCAAATATTCGCTTACACCTAGACGCTGAATTTGATGCCAACTTGAATGAAAAGATGCGTTTTCAAGAAGTTGATTTCGTTATCGATTATGCACGCTTTGAAGAGCAAGGCTTTTCGAGTACTGAAATATTTAATGACGAACTCGTTGTCGTGGCTGCGTCTTCGCATCCTAGAATTAGTGACGCTATCTCTGAGCAAGAACTGTTATCTGAAAAACATGCTAAGTTATCTAAACTGAATGGCATGCGTAGTTTTTCAGAACAAGCATACAAAGGCCTCGAATGCAGTGCTGCATATATGGGGACAAGCCTTAGCAATGTCCTTTATGTTGTGAGCCAATCAGAGTTGATTACAGTTGCACCTCGCTGGTTAGTAGAAAACCTGTCAGATAGACTCGATTTAAAGGTGATGGATTTCCCACTTGAGAATAATAAAATCGGTGGGTTCTTAAGCTGGCATGAGTCTAGTGAGAAAGACCGAGGTCATATCTGGATGCGTGATCAGTTAATGCTCATTTGTGGTGAAGAGGTCGCTAAACCAAATTAA
- a CDS encoding MJ1255/VC2487 family glycosyltransferase, with the protein MKILYGVQGTGNGHITRARAMAYALKEKEVSVDFFFSGRNKLEYFSMEAFGEYRAKKGISFLTEQGRVNYVKTALNCSPWQFLKEINALDLSRYDLVLNDFEPISAWAAKKQNVPCIGMSHQNSFRYEVPKKGNNWLDNRLIQHFAPSDIHIGLHWYHFDQPILPPIVHTDKAHKVEAGSQVLVYLPFESIHDITDLLLRFTGKTFVCYHPDIKNEQMIENIEYRRPSYTGFQKELHRCQGVIANGGFELPSEALSLGKKLLLKPLLGQFEQESNVATLENLGLAHSMDYLDPTAVRNWLDVGQAEIVKYPDVAKYIVDWIVAGNWQSSDKLRKFLWEQVDFPSYTAI; encoded by the coding sequence TTGAAAATTTTGTATGGTGTACAAGGTACCGGTAATGGCCATATTACTCGAGCTCGGGCAATGGCATATGCACTAAAAGAAAAAGAGGTATCGGTAGACTTCTTCTTCTCTGGGCGAAACAAATTAGAGTATTTTTCTATGGAGGCGTTTGGTGAATACCGCGCTAAGAAAGGGATTAGTTTTCTTACTGAGCAAGGGCGAGTTAATTATGTTAAAACGGCCTTAAATTGTTCTCCTTGGCAGTTCTTAAAAGAGATCAATGCACTGGATCTTTCTCGTTACGATTTAGTGCTGAATGATTTTGAACCTATTAGTGCTTGGGCTGCGAAGAAACAAAACGTGCCTTGTATTGGAATGAGCCATCAAAATTCATTCAGGTATGAAGTGCCCAAAAAAGGCAATAATTGGTTAGACAACAGACTTATCCAACACTTTGCTCCTTCAGATATCCATATAGGGTTGCATTGGTACCATTTTGACCAACCGATACTGCCGCCGATTGTTCATACCGACAAAGCCCATAAAGTTGAAGCGGGCAGTCAAGTGCTTGTCTACCTTCCATTTGAAAGTATTCATGACATTACCGATCTCTTGTTGCGCTTTACGGGTAAAACCTTTGTTTGCTACCACCCAGATATCAAAAATGAGCAGATGATCGAAAACATAGAGTACAGGAGACCATCATATACAGGCTTTCAAAAAGAGTTGCACCGTTGTCAGGGTGTGATAGCCAACGGGGGTTTTGAGCTTCCTTCAGAGGCATTATCGTTAGGAAAAAAACTGCTTTTAAAGCCGCTTTTGGGACAATTTGAACAAGAAAGCAATGTGGCGACGCTAGAAAACCTCGGATTGGCACACTCTATGGATTACCTGGATCCTACTGCGGTCAGAAATTGGCTAGATGTTGGTCAAGCTGAAATTGTGAAATACCCAGACGTAGCAAAGTATATTGTTGATTGGATAGTTGCCGGTAATTGGCAATCGAGTGACAAATTGAGAAAGTTTCTGTGGGAGCAGGTCGATTTTCCTAGCTACACCGCTATTTGA
- a CDS encoding phosphatase PAP2 family protein has product MRTIEPIARFDLAISLFFLQHRFSHDVARVGKAISHTGDGHLYVLIGLSALLIDKEAGHLFLGVGLLAFAIELPIYWLVKNSIRRKRPEALSNQLNSFITPSDRYSLPSGHTSAAFVMATLLGQFYPDSYFMALIWATLVGASRVVLGVHFLTDVVVGAALGVGCTTFAFHLLGVQF; this is encoded by the coding sequence ATGCGAACGATAGAGCCAATCGCTAGATTCGATCTAGCGATCTCTCTGTTCTTTCTACAGCATCGTTTCAGTCACGATGTTGCGCGAGTGGGTAAAGCTATTTCACATACAGGTGATGGTCACCTATACGTATTGATTGGACTGTCAGCATTACTCATAGATAAAGAGGCTGGCCATTTGTTTCTTGGTGTAGGTCTATTGGCTTTCGCGATAGAACTGCCTATTTACTGGTTAGTTAAAAATAGTATCCGTCGCAAACGGCCAGAAGCGCTGTCGAATCAATTAAATTCTTTTATTACCCCTTCAGATAGATACAGCTTGCCTTCAGGACATACTTCTGCGGCTTTTGTCATGGCGACGCTATTAGGACAATTCTATCCTGACTCTTATTTTATGGCACTGATTTGGGCGACACTGGTCGGCGCCTCTCGTGTTGTACTCGGTGTCCATTTTTTAACAGATGTCGTTGTTGGCGCTGCGTTAGGGGTTGGCTGTACAACGTTTGCGTTTCACTTGTTAGGCGTTCAGTTTTGA
- a CDS encoding LysR family transcriptional regulator, which produces MSKHHLNSRQPILDKIVFFCAVIRTGSFKAASYEQGLSPAAGSRWVKELEEIIGVELIKRSTRQLVATQAGQKLYQRFNGLLPDINTAIEEVQNLAETLQGEIRISSTPLFAKQYLTDIISRYMQLHPKVDFKLFIEAGDFDALNIDFAFRANASYLGEQQVDSLLVKRHLLSEPLYLCASPSYLQSFGSPDNPEQLKSHRCLYARTLLGGNRWCFELDGRPTIVTIKDALECDNSEILLDFSLRGAGIAYLPESIVKEHIQNQNLISVLDNYLCATFDINMYYRPRKPMPERCSQFKSFLIEQFSYQ; this is translated from the coding sequence ATGTCTAAACATCATCTGAATAGTCGCCAACCTATTTTAGATAAAATCGTATTCTTCTGTGCGGTTATCAGGACAGGGTCATTTAAAGCAGCCTCATATGAACAGGGATTATCGCCCGCAGCCGGTAGTCGGTGGGTGAAAGAGTTAGAAGAGATTATAGGCGTTGAATTAATAAAACGAAGTACTCGTCAATTGGTTGCGACGCAAGCTGGTCAAAAACTTTACCAGCGATTTAATGGTCTTTTACCTGACATAAACACAGCGATAGAAGAGGTGCAAAATTTAGCAGAAACCTTACAAGGCGAAATCAGGATTTCCTCAACCCCATTATTCGCTAAACAATACCTCACTGATATTATATCTCGATATATGCAGTTACACCCAAAAGTAGATTTTAAATTGTTTATTGAAGCAGGGGATTTTGATGCTCTAAACATCGATTTTGCGTTTCGAGCAAATGCGAGTTATTTGGGAGAACAACAAGTAGACTCGCTTTTGGTCAAAAGACATTTGCTTAGCGAACCACTCTATTTATGTGCATCACCAAGCTATTTGCAAAGTTTTGGCTCACCGGATAATCCAGAGCAACTAAAAAGCCATCGTTGCTTGTATGCTCGGACGTTACTTGGAGGTAATCGATGGTGTTTTGAGCTTGATGGTCGGCCAACTATCGTAACGATTAAAGATGCCTTAGAGTGCGATAATAGTGAGATTTTGCTGGATTTCTCCCTTCGTGGCGCTGGCATTGCTTATCTACCAGAGTCGATTGTAAAAGAACATATCCAGAATCAGAATCTTATCAGTGTGTTGGATAATTACCTTTGCGCGACTTTTGATATAAACATGTACTATCGACCAAGAAAACCAATGCCGGAGCGTTGCAGCCAGTTCAAATCATTTCTTATCGAACAATTCTCTTATCAATAA
- a CDS encoding response regulator transcription factor — MISLVLADDHRLMQDGLKSRLDREGNLVILACVGTGEDALKVTQELKPDVLLLDINMPKLNGIEVLERLKKAGAQTAVIMLSMHDSKDYVIRSVKAGAKGYVLKDVGSDELVMAINQVANGHSYLSSQASDKLLEQFNEEPKEKDETLSKREADVLQAIVSGAGNKDIADTLHISVRTVETHRLRIKKKLGATSTAGLVMIALEKGLIK, encoded by the coding sequence ATGATTAGCCTCGTACTAGCCGACGATCACCGTTTGATGCAAGATGGACTGAAATCTCGATTAGATAGAGAAGGTAACCTTGTTATTTTGGCCTGTGTTGGAACGGGTGAAGATGCTCTAAAAGTAACGCAAGAACTTAAACCCGACGTATTGCTACTTGATATAAATATGCCGAAGTTAAATGGTATAGAGGTTTTAGAAAGGCTTAAAAAAGCAGGTGCTCAAACGGCGGTGATTATGCTGTCTATGCATGATTCTAAAGACTATGTAATTCGTTCAGTAAAGGCGGGTGCGAAAGGATACGTGTTAAAGGATGTAGGCTCTGATGAGTTAGTGATGGCAATCAATCAGGTGGCAAATGGTCATTCATACCTAAGCTCGCAAGCATCCGATAAACTATTAGAACAGTTTAATGAAGAGCCGAAAGAAAAAGACGAAACGCTGTCAAAAAGGGAGGCCGATGTTCTTCAGGCTATTGTCAGTGGGGCGGGTAACAAGGATATTGCTGACACGTTACATATCAGTGTTCGAACGGTAGAAACCCACCGGCTTAGAATAAAGAAAAAACTTGGGGCTACCTCCACAGCAGGGCTCGTAATGATCGCTTTGGAAAAAGGGTTAATAAAGTAA
- a CDS encoding cache domain-containing protein: MEFVNSRKLSINIILLSVLPLIMVVAIVASLLFSQAKTLVEDEVKLTRSNIVTSKKQELKQYVELAIKSIEPYYLDSTLDEQTAKQIVSEKLSQLTYGSDGYFFVYDWDGIALVLPHQKDRVGKNWWDVEDFKGKKLLQELIYVARHGGGFVDYFWHKPSKQEPLPKLSYAVSLDKWRWMVGTGVYLDDVENQISHMQNGFDMNVSKSSAALFVVVFIAVSLVAGLGASLNLNVRKLANEQMSLLNQQIIESQENERKRVSRELHDGVNQLLVAAKYRLENLQKEPDEALKEGELQASKQAMEQAIVELRRISRDLRPPQLDDLGLVAGIDSYINDLRSRTELELIFEHDIDGIKMVPEVETTLYRVVQEALHNVEKHAQAKGVDVILQREGKKLLLTVSDDGKGFSVSTDKRQQFLRQDSMGLQNMKERIQAIGGEFRVTSNLEEGTEIRVMLKMEFI, encoded by the coding sequence ATGGAGTTTGTTAACAGTAGAAAACTGTCGATAAATATAATTTTGCTCTCAGTTTTGCCATTAATTATGGTCGTGGCGATTGTTGCTAGCTTATTGTTTAGTCAGGCAAAAACCCTTGTCGAAGATGAGGTCAAACTTACACGAAGTAATATTGTGACTTCAAAAAAACAAGAACTTAAACAGTACGTTGAACTGGCGATAAAAAGCATTGAACCTTATTACTTAGATTCAACGCTTGATGAGCAAACTGCGAAGCAAATAGTTTCTGAAAAATTGAGTCAGCTCACATATGGGAGTGATGGGTACTTCTTTGTGTATGACTGGGATGGCATAGCATTAGTTCTACCGCACCAGAAAGATCGAGTCGGAAAAAACTGGTGGGATGTCGAAGATTTTAAGGGCAAAAAACTACTTCAAGAGCTTATCTATGTCGCTAGGCATGGAGGCGGTTTTGTCGATTACTTTTGGCACAAACCTTCGAAACAAGAACCTTTACCCAAGCTTAGTTACGCCGTTTCTCTTGATAAATGGCGATGGATGGTTGGAACCGGTGTTTATTTAGATGATGTGGAAAATCAAATATCACACATGCAGAATGGCTTTGATATGAATGTAAGCAAAAGTTCGGCAGCATTGTTTGTTGTTGTATTTATTGCTGTATCGTTGGTTGCTGGTTTGGGAGCATCGTTAAACTTAAATGTGCGTAAATTAGCAAATGAGCAAATGAGTTTACTCAATCAACAGATTATTGAATCGCAAGAAAATGAGAGAAAAAGAGTTTCCAGAGAGTTACATGATGGTGTAAATCAATTACTCGTGGCAGCTAAATATCGCTTAGAAAACCTGCAAAAAGAGCCTGATGAGGCCCTTAAAGAGGGTGAGTTGCAAGCAAGTAAGCAAGCCATGGAACAGGCAATAGTAGAGCTGCGTAGAATATCAAGAGATCTCCGACCGCCTCAACTGGATGATTTGGGGTTGGTTGCGGGAATAGATTCTTATATCAATGATTTGCGTAGTCGCACAGAATTAGAGCTCATTTTCGAACATGATATTGATGGAATAAAGATGGTGCCTGAAGTAGAAACGACACTTTATCGTGTTGTTCAAGAAGCGTTGCACAATGTTGAGAAGCATGCGCAGGCAAAAGGTGTCGATGTTATATTGCAAAGAGAAGGCAAAAAATTACTTCTGACAGTGAGTGATGATGGAAAAGGCTTTAGTGTTTCAACGGATAAAAGGCAACAGTTTTTACGCCAAGACAGTATGGGATTACAGAATATGAAAGAACGAATTCAAGCGATTGGTGGAGAGTTTAGAGTCACCAGTAATCTCGAGGAAGGAACGGAAATTCGTGTGATGCTTAAGATGGAGTTTATATGA
- a CDS encoding TRAP transporter substrate-binding protein, whose amino-acid sequence MNMNKIALATTIAIATTGFTMSANAASKILLKTPVAFGTHLPALGTPIKWYADRITAMSGGTIKMKIYEPGKLVNPAEILDAVSTGKVNSGYATAGYWQGKLPASALFSAVPFGPEAGEYMAWLYFGNGLKLYQEMYDQGGYNVKVLPCAIISPETSGWFKKPIEKPEDLKGLNMRFFGLGASVMEKLGVGTVQLPGGEIFGALEKGAIDASEFSQPAIDQRLGFHKIVKYNYFPGWHQQSTVFELLINKDTWAKMDESQQTAVETTCMATMTYSIAEGEAIQFDAMKKAKENGVEIRYWNDEMLSLFESTWLEVVDEKTSADPFFNKVWQDLSEFREGYALWEANAFLPRATRK is encoded by the coding sequence ATGAACATGAATAAAATTGCTCTTGCGACCACTATTGCTATTGCAACAACTGGTTTTACTATGAGCGCTAACGCGGCAAGCAAAATATTGCTGAAAACCCCTGTCGCTTTCGGTACTCATCTACCGGCTCTAGGCACCCCCATAAAGTGGTACGCCGACCGCATTACTGCCATGTCTGGTGGCACAATAAAAATGAAAATTTATGAACCAGGTAAGCTGGTCAACCCAGCGGAAATACTAGACGCTGTTTCTACTGGTAAAGTAAATTCAGGTTATGCGACAGCGGGTTATTGGCAAGGCAAACTCCCAGCTTCTGCACTCTTTTCTGCGGTACCTTTTGGCCCAGAAGCTGGCGAATATATGGCTTGGTTATATTTTGGTAACGGACTAAAACTGTATCAAGAAATGTATGATCAGGGTGGCTACAATGTGAAAGTGCTCCCATGCGCCATCATTTCTCCTGAAACATCAGGCTGGTTTAAGAAGCCAATTGAAAAACCAGAAGATCTGAAAGGTTTGAACATGCGTTTCTTCGGTCTTGGTGCTTCCGTAATGGAAAAACTGGGAGTAGGTACGGTTCAACTGCCTGGTGGTGAGATATTTGGTGCACTTGAAAAAGGCGCCATTGATGCTTCTGAATTTTCTCAACCCGCAATTGATCAACGCTTAGGTTTCCACAAAATAGTTAAATACAACTACTTCCCTGGATGGCATCAACAGTCCACTGTTTTTGAACTACTCATTAACAAAGATACTTGGGCAAAAATGGACGAGTCTCAGCAAACTGCGGTTGAAACTACCTGTATGGCTACCATGACGTATTCCATAGCGGAAGGTGAAGCCATACAGTTCGATGCGATGAAGAAAGCCAAAGAAAATGGTGTTGAAATTCGTTACTGGAATGACGAAATGCTCAGCCTATTCGAATCCACTTGGCTAGAAGTTGTCGACGAAAAAACCAGTGCTGATCCATTCTTTAACAAGGTATGGCAAGACCTGAGTGAGTTCAGAGAAGGCTATGCACTTTGGGAAGCCAATGCGTTCCTGCCGCGTGCAACACGTAAGTAA
- a CDS encoding TRAP transporter small permease subunit: MSKVVSSPPSVPIYLHIENGINAISKFVAWTNLILVLVIIVQVVLRKVFSSGLIQLEELQWHLYATAVMFGTAYAQVSNLHVRVDLFYHKFSEKKKALVDMLGLTIFAIPFVIIVILHSYDFAYESWRVNESSSSPSGLPYRWLIKSVIPVSFTLLLLSIIARILRNIETLAKGAQHGSE, encoded by the coding sequence ATGAGTAAGGTTGTATCGTCGCCGCCCTCTGTTCCCATTTATCTGCACATAGAAAATGGCATCAATGCGATAAGCAAGTTTGTCGCTTGGACCAACTTAATTCTTGTGCTGGTTATTATTGTTCAAGTCGTTTTGAGAAAGGTGTTCTCTAGCGGCCTAATCCAGCTAGAAGAACTGCAATGGCATCTATATGCGACCGCAGTAATGTTTGGTACCGCATACGCGCAAGTTAGTAATCTTCATGTTCGCGTTGACCTTTTTTACCACAAGTTTAGCGAAAAGAAGAAAGCATTGGTCGACATGCTTGGTTTGACCATATTTGCCATCCCGTTCGTCATCATTGTTATTTTACACTCTTACGATTTCGCCTACGAATCATGGAGAGTCAATGAGAGCTCTTCCTCGCCGTCAGGTTTGCCATATCGTTGGTTAATTAAAAGCGTTATTCCTGTCAGCTTTACACTTCTTTTACTCTCAATAATCGCAAGAATTTTACGAAATATTGAAACATTAGCTAAAGGGGCACAACATGGAAGCGAATGA